The Haloarchaeobius litoreus DNA window GGAGGTCGCGCGGTTTCTCCATCGTCTTCACCGAGTAGTCGTGCTCGGCGATGAACCGGGCGACGGCCTGCGCGAACGTGGACTTGCCGGCACCGGGCGCACCGGAGATGAGGACGCCGCGCTGGCGTTCGAGCAGGCGCTCTTTCAGCTCGTCTGCGTGCTCGTAGTCCTCCATGTCCGTCTGGGCGATGGGCCGGACCGCGGTGATCTCGATGCCGTCCGCGAAGGGCGGGCGGGCGACCGCGATGCGGTAGTCCCGGAACTGGACGATGTCCATGCCGTTCCGGGAGAGCTCGAGGAAGCCGTCGGAGGACTCCTTGGCGGCGTTGATGACCTCGGTTGCGTACTCGTCCATCGTCTCGTCGGAGAGCGGCTCGTCGGCGACTTTCAGGTAGTGCATGTCGCCGAGCGCGCCGCGTTTGGCCATCGGGACCGCCCCCGCCTTCAGGTGGACGCTCATCGTCTCGTCGTCGAAGTAGTTCTGCACCTGGAGGCGGTCGATCTCGGTCTTCCCGCGCACCTCCGCGGAGACGAACTCCACGTCGAGGCCCTTCGCCTTCGCGACCTCGGCCTGGACCACGTCGCTCGTGAGGAACGTGGCCCCCAGCTCGGCGGCGAGGTCGCGGATCAGCGCGTCGATCTCGCCCTCGGCGGCGTGCCCGCGCTCGACCGCGTCGGGGCGCGTGCCGACGTACTCCAGCTCGATGCGGCCCTCGTCGGCGAGGTCGGCGAGGCGCTGGAGCTCCGCCAGCCCGTCCCAGCCCGTCTCGAACCCCTCGTTCGCCTGCGATTCCAGCTCCGCGACGACGGCTTCGGGGACCTGTATGGTGGCCCCCTCGTACTCGCCGTCGTCGACCTTGGCGGACACGCGGCCGTCGATGACCACGCTCGTGTCCGGTACGACGTTCATACGTGCAGTAGGGCCGTCGCGGTTGATAAGGGACCGGTTCCGACGGGACGGCGTGACACACCCATCGCAGTCGCCCTACCGATTCCAGCGTGCTGGGAACCACCCCCACCAGATTCTTCCCCCGAACGTCTTCGGCCCGGTATGGACCCCTCGAAGGAGTTCGGGCTGGGTGGACTGAACCGGTTCGTGGAGGCAGCGTCGCTCACCGGCGAGATCGGGCTGGACGACGAGGAGATCGCCTGGCGAAAGCAGTTCGTCGGCTTCGACGCCGCGGACGAGCGCCGGCTCGACGACCTCGAACCGCTGCTCCGGGCGAACCAGGACGCCATCGCCGACGCGTTCTACGACAACCTGACCGGCCACGAGCAGACCCGTGCGGTCATCGAGCGGTCGCCGAAGGGCGTCGAACAGCTCAAGCGAACACAGAAGGCGTACCTCGTCTCGCTCGCGACCGGCGACTACGGCGAGGACTACTTCACGAACCGGGCACGCATCGGGAAGCTGCACGAGCTGCTCGACATGCCGCTGAAGCAGTACGTCGGGCAGTACGGCCTCTACTACGACCTCATCCTCTCGCGGGTCGACGAGCGCGTCCAGACGCAGGTGGTCGACGCCATCGAGGACTGGGTGGACGCGCGCGAGGCGACCGACGGCGGCATCGAGCGCGTCGTCGGCGCGCTCCGGGGGCTCGGGGGCGACGACGAGCCCGACGGGCTGGACGAGACGCTGGAGGCCACCGTTCGGGACGCCATCCACGACGGGATGCAGGACGTGCTCGCCGTCCTCCGCATCCTCAACCTCGACCTGCAGGTCGCCAGCGACACGTACGTCGACTCCTACAGCCAGCGCCTGGAGCGCGCCATCGACGCGCAGCGCGAGCTCGCGATGGAGGTCGAGGAGGCGGTCCAGCCGCCGGTCGTCCAGCTGCAGCGCTCCTCGGCGTCGGTCGCCGAGAGCGCGGCCACCATCCGCGACCACGCGGAGGGACAGGCCGCGGACGCGACGGACGCCGCGGCCGACGTCGCGGAGGTCAGCGCGGCCGCCGAGGAGGTCGCCTCGGTCGCCGGCGACGTGCGCGAGACGAGCGAGCGCGCCGCCGCGGAGGCCGGCGAGGGCGTCGACGCCGGGGAGCGAGCGCTCGACGCGCTGGAGAGCGTCGAGGACACCACCGAGGCGCTGCTCGACACCGCCGAGCGGGTCGAGGCCCGCGCCGCGGACATCGAGAGCGTGGTCGACCGCGTCGAGGACGTGGTGGACCGGACCGCGGTGCTGGCGACGAACGCGAAGGTCGAGGCGACGCGGGCGAGCGACGGCGGGCCGACGGCGACCATCGCCAGCGAGCTGGAGACGTTCGTCGAGGGCACCCGCGACGACCTCCGCGAGCTCGACGACGCCGCCACGGCCGTCCGGGCGGAGGCCGAGACGACCCGTGAAGCGGTCGCCGACGCGAACGAGCGCGTCCACGAGGGTCGGAGCGAGGTCGCTGCCGCCGTCGAGACGCTGGACGAGATGGAGGACGTGGTCGACGACGCCGCGGCCGGGATGGACGAGGTCGCCGCCGCCGCCGACCAGCAGGCCCGGAGCGTCGTCGAGCTCTCGGAGACGGTCGAGGCGCTCGCCGGGGCCGCCGACTCGGTCGCCTCGGAGGCGCAGTCGGTCGCGAGCGCGAGCGAGGAACAGGCCGCCAGCGCCCGGCACGTCGCCGACGCCGTCGCACAGCTCTCGACCGACCCCATCGACGAGCAGGTGCCGGTGTACGAGCGCGTCTGAGCCGGTGCATTCGGCTGTCTGCTGCCTGCCGAACCCTCTTGTGCCGGGCGACCGCAGGGTCGGTCATGGACGAACTCACCGCACTCACCCGCGACCTCGTCGCCATCCCGAGCCACGACGGCGAGGCCGCGGCGGGGGACCACATCGAGGGGTGGCTCCGCGCGGAGACCGACGCCGAGGTGACACGGGACGACGCCGGCGACGACGACCGCGGCGGGAACGTCATCGCACGCCGCGGCGCGACCGCCGACCCCGACGCGCCCACGCTCGCGTTCGTGGGCCACCACGACGTGGTGCCGCCGGACGACACCCAGGTCGACACCGACGGTGGCTACGTCGTCCGGGAGCGCGACGGCCGTCTCTACGGCCGCGGGACCGCCGACATGAAGGGGGCCGACGCGGCGATGCTGCTCGCCTTCCGGGACGCTGCCCTCGGTGACGAACTCGAACTCGTGTTCGCATCCTTCGTCGGCGAGGAGGTCGGCGGCGTCGGCGCGCGCCACGCCATCGACGACGGCTTCGCCCCGGACTGGGCACTCGTCGCCGAGGGTTCGACGGGCTACTCCGCGCCCGGCGTCCTCGACGTGGCCGTCGCGCACAAGGGCCGCCGGGGGAGTACCGTGACGGCGCAGGGCCAGGCCGCTCACGCCAGCGAGCCCGACGCCGGCGAGAACGCGGTGTACCGGGCCTGCGACGCCGTCGGCACGATCCGCGACCTCGACTGGCCGACGGTCACGGTCGCCGGCGAGGAGCTGTCGGGCAGCGTCGTCGTCACCGGCATCGAGGGTGGGTCGGCGTGGAACGTCGTCCCCGAGTCCTGCGAGGTGACCGTCGACGAGCGCACCGTTCCCGGCGAGCGCGCCGACCTCGCACGGGTCGAGCGCATCGATGGCGTCGCCTGGACCGTCGACCAGGACCTCCCGCCGATGCGCTGTTCGGACGACGCCTTCGCCGATGCGGTGCTCGACTCCGTTCGGGACGTGCAGGACGGCGTCGGCGAACTCGTCACGAAACCACACGCCACCGACGCCGGCTGGCTCGCGGAGGCGGGGGCTGCCTGCGTCGTCTGCGGCCCCGCCGAACCCGGCGAGGCGCACACCGCCGAGGAGAGCGTCTCCATCGACGTGCTCGAACGGTGCTACGAGAGCTACCGACGCCTCGCGGGGTCGTGGACGGGGTAGGAGCGACGCGGTCGGGCCGTCGGCTCAGTCGTCGTCCGCAGCGGCCTCCTCGACGGGCACCGCCGCCGACTCGGTCCCCGTCGGAAGCTCGTCGACGAGCACGACCGACTCGCCCTCCACTGCGGCCTCGCCGTCCGCGTCGTACACCGCCACGTCCAGCCGAAACTTCGCGCCCTGGAGGTCCTCCGTCACCCGACAGACCGCCGTCGCCACGTCGCCGACGCCGACAGGGCCCATGAACCGCAGGTCCTGCGAGAGGTAGATGACCAGCCCGGGCAGTCGCGCCAGCGCCGCCGAGACCACCCCGGTCGTGAGCACGCCGTGGACGATGCGCTCGCCGAAGCGCGTCCTCGCGGCGAACTCGTCGTCGAGGTGCAGCCGGTTCGTGTCGCCGCTGGCCTCCGCGAACGCCCGCACGTCCCCGTCAGTCAGCCGCTTCCGGAACCGGACCACGTCGCCGACGCCCAGCCCGTCCCCGGTGCCCTCGCCCACGAACTCCCAGTCCGGGTGGTCGTACGCCATCTCGGGGCTCTCGGACGGGAGATGCGGGTGCGGGTCGGCCTCGAACGCCGCCTCCACCCGCCGCCGTCGGTCGGTCAGGTGCGGCAGGTAGTCCGCGAGGTCGCTCACCGCGACGATACCGACCAGCTCGCCGTCGTCCACGACCGGGAACCGCTCTACGTCGTGTCGCTCGAACAGCTCCGCCGCACGTTCGAGCGTCGCGTCCGCGCCGATGGTGATGAGGTCCGGGGCCATCACCGTGCCCACCGTCACCTCGTCCGGGTCCAGGGCGTCGGCGAGCACGTGGGCCAGGTCCGTCTCGGTGACGATGCCGACCGGTTCGCCGCTCTCGCGGACCACGAGCGAGCCCACGTCCGCGGCCGACAGCTCGCGGGCGGCCGCCCGGACCGTCGTCCCGGGTGTCGTCGTCAGGACGTCCCTGACCATGCAGTCCTCGACGGAGAGTGGAACGAGCATCGTGGTACGTATCGTGGGGCTGGCATATGTACGCACCGCCGCCGGACACGTCTGGAACTGGCGTGCGAGGTCGTTCTGCGAGTCGGGTTGCTGCCTCGGACGCTGCTGAATGTGCGTTCTCGGGACCCGCGAACACCCAGAAAGCCCCCTCATCGACACGGGGAACTGGTGACTCGAACACCCAGAAAGCCCCCGCGTTCTCGCCGCCTGCGACTCGCTGCGGTCCTCGTACCTGCGGTCCTTGCGTCGTCTCGGTTGGCGAGAACGCGGCCCCTTTCAGTCCCACCCCGCACCGCACCTCACGCCTCCCCAGCCGATTCGCTCGGTCGCAGGCTCCCTCGCTCATCCCTCGCGCGTGCACGACGAGCGGCCTGGCGAGACTCCTCCGTCGTCTCGCTGCCCGCCGCTCGCAGGCTCGCGGAGACCTCGCTGCGCTCGGCACGCTCGTCGGCGCGCGCCACCCGGTTGGTCGGGAGTCATCGCCGGCGGAGAGTTTACAACTATTGTAAACTCTCGGGCTCGGATCCAGTCGCTCGCCGTCGTGACGCTCCATCGGCGCGACGGTTCTCGCGAATGGGAGCGTTCATAGGTTCCGAATCGGAACATCCTCCCATGGCAACGGAAGCCGCCCAGCACTCCGACACCTACGGTGAGTTCATCGCACTGGTCGAACGGATCTCGAACGTCGGGAGCGCCCAGTCGCTGCTGAACTGGGACCAGGAGGTCATGATGCCCGAGGAGGGCACACCCGCCCGGTCGCGCCAGCTCTCCGCGCTCTCGGCCGTGAGCCACGAACTGCTCACCGGCGAGGAGATGGCGGGCTACCTCGACGAACTGGAGGATGCGGAGCTCGACGCCGGGCAGGAGGCCGTGGTGCGCGAGGTGCGCCGGAAGTACGAGCGCGCAGCTCGTGTCCCCACGGACCTCGTCGAGCAGATCTCCCAGACGGCCGCGGAGGCCCACCCGCTCTGGAAGGAGGCGAAGGCGGAGGACGACTTCTCCATCTTCGCGCCGAAGCTGGAGGAACTGGTCGAACTGAAGCGCCAGTACGCCGAACACATCGACCCCGACCGCGACCCGTACGCGGTGCTGTTCGAGGACTACGAGCCGTACCTCGGCCTCGACACCGCGGAGGAGACGCTGCGCGAACTGCGCGACGAGCTCGTCCCGCTCGTCGAGGCCGTCCGCGAGTCCGACGTGGACCTCGCGACCCCGTTCGAGGGCGAGTTCGACGCCGACACGCAGGAGGAGCTGGCCCGCGACGTGCTCGACACGCTCGGCTACGACTGGGACCGCGGCCGCCTCGACGTCGCGCCGCACCCGTTCTCCACGGGCAACCAGTTCGACGCCCGGGTGACGACCCGGTTCGACGAGTCGGACCCGCTGGGCGCGCTCACCTCGACCATCCACGAGTTCGGCCACGCGACGTACACGCTCGGCCTGCCCGACGAGCACTACGGCACGCCGCTGGGCGAGTCCCGCGACCTCACCGTCCACGAGAGCCAGAGCCGCCTCTGGGAGAACCACGTCGGCCGCTCCGAGCCGTTCTGGGAGCGCTTCCTCCCCGCGATGCAGAAGCGCTTCCCGCAGGTCGACGACGCCACCCCGCGTGACGTGTACGAGGCCGCGAACACCGTCAAGGAGGACAACCTCGTCCGCGTCGAGGCCGACGAGCTGACCTACCACATGCACATCGTCGTGCGCTTCGAGATCGAGCGCGAGCTCATCTCGGGTGAGCTCGACGTCGAGGACGTCCCCGAGGTCTGGAACGACAAGTACGAGCAGTACCTCGGCATCCGGCCCGACACCGACGCCGAGGGCTGCCTGCAGGACATCCACTGGAGCCACGGCAGCTTCGGCTACTTCCCGACGTACTCGCTCGGCTCCGTGCTCGCCGCGCAGCTCTACGAGGCCGCCGAGGACGATCTCGGGACCCTCGACGAGCGCACCCGCGACGGCGAGTTCGACGACCTCCACGCGTGGCTCACCGAAAACGTCCACCAGCACGGCTGTCTGTACACCACGGACGACCTGGTGCAGGTAGCCACCGGCGAGGGCTTCACCGCCGACTACTTCCTCGACTACGTCACCGAGAAGTACGGCGCGCTCTACGACCTGAACTGAGTCGGTTCGTCAGTTCCCCGTTTTCGGCGTTTTCGATTCCCACTGACCATCAGGTATGGCGCGCGGCTGGCGAGCGTGCCGAGCCCTGCGAGGCCGCTCGCCCCACTCGTGCGAGGGACGAGGAGCGCAGGAACGAGGAGCGGTCACGAGACGCTCGCGTCTCGTGAGTACACCGGAAATCTCCGATTTCCGGGGCGCAGGGAGTCGCGGGAGTCGAGACGGCTGGGGCTTTCTGGCTGTTGTCGCCACCAGCAGTTCTCGTCAACCGCCGAGCTTTGGAACTGTCTGCGCTCCCCGGCAGACCAGTTGCAACTCCTCGATTTTTCTAACACGGAATCGAAGCGCTAACGTGTCCCTCCACCCCAACGAACGGGCGTGCAACGTCCTCGTTCCGCGGCCGCCGAGCTCCGGACGCCCGGCGGGCGCGCCCGTCTCTTCGCGCTGCTGGCGCTCGTCTTTCTCGCCGTCGCGGTCGTGGGCTACGTCACGACACCGACCCAGCCCGTGCTGACCGTCGACGAGGAGCCGCCCGAGAACAACACGCTGGTCGCCGTCCAGGGCTACCAGGACGGCGGGAAGGCCCTCGAACTCACGCCCGACGGCGAGGTGGCGTGGGAGTACACCGAACCCGACGACGTGTTCGACCTCGAACTCGTGAACGAGTCGACCGTGCAGGTGTCGACCGCGACGACGGTTCCCGACTCGGAGTGCCCCGAACCGTACGCCAGCGACGGCTACGACGGCTGCGTGCGGAACGCGCTCCAGCACGTCGACACGGGCACGAACGACGTCGTCTGGGAGTACGCCTGGTACGACGTGGAGAAGCACGAGCACGAGCTCCACGACGCCGACCGCTACGTCGTCGACGGCGAGGCGCGCTACGCCATGGCCGACATGGGCAACGACCGCGTGTTCGCCGTCGACCACGACGGCAACGTCCTCTGGGAGTGGTACGCGACCGACGACTACGAGCGCCCCGACGGGATGGGGCCCGAGGGCGACTGGACGCACGTCAACGACGTGGACCGCATCGAGCCCGGCGTGTTCCAGATCAGCCTGCGGAACTTCGACACCGTCGCCGAGCTCCACGTCGGGAACGACTCCGTCGACATCGAGCCGGTCGTCGGGCCGAACGACTTCCACGCCGACGACGAGGGCGAGCTGTACGAGCAGCACAACCCCGACCGGCTCGCGGACGGCTCGCTCATCGTCGCCGACAGCGAGCACGACCGCATCGTCGAGTTCGGGCCGGACGGCGACGTGGTCTGGCAGGTCGGCGGCAGCGCGACGTTCGACTGGCCGCGCGACGGCGACCGGCTCCCCGACGGCGACACGCTCGTCGCGGACTCGTACAACGACCGCGTCGTCGAGGTCACCCCGGACGGCGAGGTCGTCTGGGCGGTGGAGGTCGGCAACCTCGTCTACGAGGTCGACCGCGTCACCACGCCGGCGAGCGCGAGCGACGGGAGCGCCCCCGGACCATCGGCCACGCAGGGCGAGTTCTCCAGTGCGATGACCGACGCGAACGTCGTCTCTGAGTACCTCGCGTTCGGCATCGCGGTCTCGAAGTACGTCCTCCCCTACGCCGTCGCCGAACAGCTGTACTGGCTGCTCGGTGCGCTCTTCTCGCTGCTGCTCGCTGGCGTCGAGCGCTACCGGGCGTCGTCGCGCTCGCTGCCGCTGCCGTCGCGCTGAGCGTTCGCGACACCCTCACGGCGGGCGAGCAGCGTCTCGAGGTCGTCCAGCAGGTCCGGGAGCACCAGCCGTGCGTCGGGGTCGAAGGCGAAGAGCGTCCCGACCGCCGGGTCGCCGCCGGGCGCGACGTAGACGAGCGTCTCGTCGTCGGTCGCGACGACCGCGGTCGTCGGCTCCGTGCCGTCCGCATCGAGCGCGCGGGCGAGCCGTCGGCACCGGGTTCGTGC harbors:
- a CDS encoding globin-coupled sensor protein, with product MDPSKEFGLGGLNRFVEAASLTGEIGLDDEEIAWRKQFVGFDAADERRLDDLEPLLRANQDAIADAFYDNLTGHEQTRAVIERSPKGVEQLKRTQKAYLVSLATGDYGEDYFTNRARIGKLHELLDMPLKQYVGQYGLYYDLILSRVDERVQTQVVDAIEDWVDAREATDGGIERVVGALRGLGGDDEPDGLDETLEATVRDAIHDGMQDVLAVLRILNLDLQVASDTYVDSYSQRLERAIDAQRELAMEVEEAVQPPVVQLQRSSASVAESAATIRDHAEGQAADATDAAADVAEVSAAAEEVASVAGDVRETSERAAAEAGEGVDAGERALDALESVEDTTEALLDTAERVEARAADIESVVDRVEDVVDRTAVLATNAKVEATRASDGGPTATIASELETFVEGTRDDLRELDDAATAVRAEAETTREAVADANERVHEGRSEVAAAVETLDEMEDVVDDAAAGMDEVAAAADQQARSVVELSETVEALAGAADSVASEAQSVASASEEQAASARHVADAVAQLSTDPIDEQVPVYERV
- a CDS encoding carboxypeptidase M32; translated protein: MATEAAQHSDTYGEFIALVERISNVGSAQSLLNWDQEVMMPEEGTPARSRQLSALSAVSHELLTGEEMAGYLDELEDAELDAGQEAVVREVRRKYERAARVPTDLVEQISQTAAEAHPLWKEAKAEDDFSIFAPKLEELVELKRQYAEHIDPDRDPYAVLFEDYEPYLGLDTAEETLRELRDELVPLVEAVRESDVDLATPFEGEFDADTQEELARDVLDTLGYDWDRGRLDVAPHPFSTGNQFDARVTTRFDESDPLGALTSTIHEFGHATYTLGLPDEHYGTPLGESRDLTVHESQSRLWENHVGRSEPFWERFLPAMQKRFPQVDDATPRDVYEAANTVKEDNLVRVEADELTYHMHIVVRFEIERELISGELDVEDVPEVWNDKYEQYLGIRPDTDAEGCLQDIHWSHGSFGYFPTYSLGSVLAAQLYEAAEDDLGTLDERTRDGEFDDLHAWLTENVHQHGCLYTTDDLVQVATGEGFTADYFLDYVTEKYGALYDLN
- a CDS encoding CBS domain-containing protein — protein: MLVPLSVEDCMVRDVLTTTPGTTVRAAARELSAADVGSLVVRESGEPVGIVTETDLAHVLADALDPDEVTVGTVMAPDLITIGADATLERAAELFERHDVERFPVVDDGELVGIVAVSDLADYLPHLTDRRRRVEAAFEADPHPHLPSESPEMAYDHPDWEFVGEGTGDGLGVGDVVRFRKRLTDGDVRAFAEASGDTNRLHLDDEFAARTRFGERIVHGVLTTGVVSAALARLPGLVIYLSQDLRFMGPVGVGDVATAVCRVTEDLQGAKFRLDVAVYDADGEAAVEGESVVLVDELPTGTESAAVPVEEAAADDD
- a CDS encoding M20 family metallopeptidase — protein: MDELTALTRDLVAIPSHDGEAAAGDHIEGWLRAETDAEVTRDDAGDDDRGGNVIARRGATADPDAPTLAFVGHHDVVPPDDTQVDTDGGYVVRERDGRLYGRGTADMKGADAAMLLAFRDAALGDELELVFASFVGEEVGGVGARHAIDDGFAPDWALVAEGSTGYSAPGVLDVAVAHKGRRGSTVTAQGQAAHASEPDAGENAVYRACDAVGTIRDLDWPTVTVAGEELSGSVVVTGIEGGSAWNVVPESCEVTVDERTVPGERADLARVERIDGVAWTVDQDLPPMRCSDDAFADAVLDSVRDVQDGVGELVTKPHATDAGWLAEAGAACVVCGPAEPGEAHTAEESVSIDVLERCYESYRRLAGSWTG